The genomic interval TAACgatgacaagaggaatccgtgACCGAGTCTCGGGACTTGACAATGCTTCCACATATGTTTTTCTTATGTTTGCAAGTTTTAGCTTTataattaaacctataaatattttgaatatttcatttagttttttttttttttttttttttatattttatttgatttattttaaattaaagttagaGGTACCCAAAATagagattttatttttgtagttgtataatacaaaattattttattctttgaatttagtcaaaatttgtgaaaatttcattttgagatttatgcatgcaatagtAGCAGGCCGATTCCCATTCCAAAAAGTCGGGTCGTTATAAATATGGAACACGAGATACAATAACAAAACATAATAATccaaaaaatacaaagaaaagcAAATGAGATGAAGCTACAAAAGAAGCGAATGTAACAccgaaaaaaaaagaacaaaaagcaAGGTAATATCACCTTGTTTCGAACAATATGAGTTCattataaatcaaataaacgCGCAGATTGTGAAAAAGAAAtcagagagaaagaagaaggaatTGAAGGATGTATAGAAAGAATAAGAAGAGGAAAACCGAACAAGAGGATATAAGGTATGATATGTACATTCTATTAAtacaattgattaattatagtGTGTTTGATAGTGTAACAGGAAAATATAATTCATCAAATACTACAATTGAATAGGATAGTAATGAAGGTGAGGAGGAGGAAATAAAAGACGATGAAAGACAAACTTCAAAAATCCAACAGCTCATCTTGAATACAATCAACAAATTGTTGGAACGAAGAATCTAATGAAatataaacctcaacaacaTAATAATCGTGATATTGTAACTTTCATTCTATGTACCATAAAAAATAATCCTTACTCGTTGTAGAGTCATAGAAAAAGCGTAAAGATTGAAACAATGAATAGTTGCTTGTTTGTAGCAAATACATACGTTTCTTGAgatattgataaaatgaaaaacgtatctagaatattaaaagaatataataatataattagatggtaatgaaaaaaatgattaaaaatgtaaaaaaaaagtaaaatcctaattagaataaattttttaaatccaaatttaaaataataaaaaccgaataagatattaaaaaaatataaagatatattataaattaaaatcaaaatggtgataaacaaattaaagattgattaattctgaatattttcgaaaagtggttaaatcaaatcaaatatgaTATGAAACCgccaattcaaatttcaaaatggtAGAAAAATCTAATACCTTTATCTACTAAATCGTTAGGTTGAAATCTAATAACTGATGATTCTAATTACATTTATTTCTATCATAATTGACGATTCCATTTACAACATATTTTGAGAATTGATATACGGTATAACAAAGTTGTTATCAATCATGTCAAAAGCGATTTAGagattagaaaaataaatatcatgTGCGCGGCACATTTTTGTCATAAATCTTattattcgttttttttttttttttttttacaaaaatcaaGATGCCGATTTTGCTATTTCCTTCCCTTTCTTTCTTTACGAAATTATGTCGGTTGATCAAGTAGGCCCATTAAGGTAAGCCCATAAATAATCACAAAGCCATATTCTTGTTAGTGGGCTGAATGTAACTTGGcccaatcatattttaatcatCATTCCGTTCCTTCAACCTTCGCCGACGACTGCACATACGGAATCGCCGGTGAAGGAAATCTATAGAATTGGGAGAAATGTTATCTTTGAAATTTGGGTCAAAATGGGTGGCGGTTGCTGCCTTCAAACCAGTCGTAGGATGTCAAAGACACGTGAGAAATATTTGCTACTCTGCTAACCGTATTCAGTCAAATGGATTATCTTCTGAATAtcaaattgatttcaattcaCCATTGTCGTTGAAAGATTTTTCGTCTTTGGAAGGTTAAGTTTCaactttttttgtatttatgtCTGCAAAATTTGATTACAAACGTAATATTTCCTTTCGGGggtattgattttgattcttGGGGTGGTTGTTTGTTCATGAAATAGATAATTTGGCGTATGCTAGTTTGATATGGAGGATTTAGTGAGGACATTGTTGTTAATGTATTTCATCATTTGAGTTCTATTGGAATTTGATACGTTCTTGTGAAACTGTGGATGATGTAATTTAGGACTGGAGGATGTCATGGTCGGCTACTTTTTTGGGAAGAAGAGAGCGACAGAAGTTGCTCACTCGTATGtatttttattatcatttacATTTATCAGCTAATTTTTTTGTGCATTTTTACATATGCGGTatgttctctattttttttttaagtcttttatgctCCAATGGCCTCTGTTTTTGAATGCAATGGTCTCTATGAGCTGTATGGGCATTAGTCCCAAACCCGTGTCTTGTTTTTCTAAACACAGAAGTGCATTATGGCTTCTAGAAATTTGTTCAACAGAAGATTTTGTATGATGGGTAACTAGTTTATTGCAGCTTTTCTAGCCCtttctcaaaatttaacttCAATCAATGTGAGTTGATAATCATAGGCAGTGTGGGGTTGATCATATTTGGAATATGGAGTGGGAATTTAACCCATCTTGCTCATTAGTTTTCCGTTTGATTCTAGAGTTTGGACTTTTTTGGACTTCATTTGTTCCATCTTTTAGCTTGTGTACTCACAATATGCCACACGTATACAAAATACATAGAACCTTTTCCATCTTTTAGAAtgtgattttttatttcttgcTTTTTAGTTGTTGATCCTTCTGTTTTTGTGATGAGGAATACTGCAAGGTAATTTCATGGCTAGATATTTATTACTTGTTCTTTATCCATCAGTGTATGGAAACATGTCGTCAGAAAAGGGGATACAGTGGTAGATGCTACTTGTGGAAATGGTTATGATACTCGAGCTATGGTCAAAATGGTTGCAGATGAATCTGGTTCTGCTCGTGTTTATGCAATGGATGTTCAAAAAGAGGCTTTAGAAAATACTTCTGCATTCCTGGACGAGTCACTAAGTGAAAAAGAGGTATCCTTTAGTCTATCACATTTTAGAGGAATCCATGATTTACATCTAGTACATATACAGCCTATAACTTGTTCCAACTTACGGCCTATAGCCCAAAATTGTAATTATGATGGTTTAATATATAGTCTAAAGTTTCTTTAGCATGGCAATATATGCTGATTGTAAGTGATCCAATTATTTGCGACTTTGAGCTGCTCTTAAGGTTTATTTTTGTCAATTCACTTTCAAAGAATGGGGATGAACAGATGACTTTACGCTTTACCTTCTGATTTGTGTAATTTATCTTTAGAAATGTTTGTTGAAGTGCTTATAGTTTCTAGTTTTATGTAGAAGAAACTTGTTAAACTCTCTTCCATTTGCCACAGCAGAATGGAGGATGTCATTCCAGAGGATTCTCCCGTTAGGTAATGATTCCACATTTTGTGCTTAGTAATGTAATGACATATTATATATGAAGCCAATCGTAATCGACAATTTGGCAcctatacttttttatttttttctctccccCGCTAATAGCTTGAATCTTGAACAATCATTTAAGAAAgttgaggaagaaaaagaaacaattcaaacaaattgattacCTGTGGTTAGATATACCAGTTAATGCTCTATTTTTTAGGCTTGTTGCATTTAACCTAGGCTACCTACCTGGTGGTAACAAAGCAATCACTACAAAGTCAGAAACAACATTGCGAGCACTTAAAGCTGCCCATAGAATTCTGAAACCTGGAGGGCTTATCAGCCTTGTGGTTTATGTGGGGCATCCTGGTGGACTGTAATACttctgctccttcttttcttcttcccacTGTATTCCATGCTTTTATCGTTGTTGTGGACAAACCTTTGAATGTGTCAACCGGTGCAAATTTCATCATCATTTTGATGAAAGTgcatatttcatctttttcttttatcgGTAAAAATCGTTTTAGAAGTTGATGGAATGAGTTACTTTAGGGCTAGATGCTTGCTTTATTTCCATTTCAATGGGGGGAGTGAGGACAGAGGTAGTAAAATTCAATCTCTGAACTTGTCATG from Benincasa hispida cultivar B227 chromosome 10, ASM972705v1, whole genome shotgun sequence carries:
- the LOC120089422 gene encoding putative rRNA methylase YtqB isoform X2 yields the protein MLSLKFGSKWVAVAAFKPVVGCQRHVRNICYSANRIQSNGLSSEYQIDFNSPLSLKDFSSLEGLEDVMVGYFFGKKRATEVAHSVWKHVVRKGDTVVDATCGNGYDTRAMVKMVADESGSARVYAMDVQKEALENTSAFLDESLSEKEKLVKLSSICHSRMEDVIPEDSPVRLVAFNLGYLPGGNKAITTKSETTLRALKAAHRILKPGGLISLVVYVGHPGGLEELETIQKFSSDLAVENWICCKLQMLNRPLAPVPVFLFKR
- the LOC120089422 gene encoding uncharacterized protein LOC120089422 isoform X3; translated protein: MLSLKFGSKWVAVAAFKPVVGCQRHVRNICYSANRIQSNGLSSEYQIDFNSPLSLKDFSSLEGLEDVMVGYFFGKKRATEVAHSVWKHVVRKGDTVVDATCGNGYDTRAMVKMVADESGSARVYAMDVQKEALENTSAFLDESLSEKEKKLVKLSSICHSRMEDVIPEDSPVREELETIQKFSSDLAVENWICCKLQMLNRPLAPVPVFLFKR
- the LOC120089422 gene encoding putative rRNA methylase YtqB isoform X1; translation: MLSLKFGSKWVAVAAFKPVVGCQRHVRNICYSANRIQSNGLSSEYQIDFNSPLSLKDFSSLEGLEDVMVGYFFGKKRATEVAHSVWKHVVRKGDTVVDATCGNGYDTRAMVKMVADESGSARVYAMDVQKEALENTSAFLDESLSEKEKKLVKLSSICHSRMEDVIPEDSPVRLVAFNLGYLPGGNKAITTKSETTLRALKAAHRILKPGGLISLVVYVGHPGGLEELETIQKFSSDLAVENWICCKLQMLNRPLAPVPVFLFKR